The genomic stretch GATCAGAGGACTGAAAGCAGAcacagtgctgggcagcaggtGCTGGTGGGAGCCTGCCAGGGCCCCTGCacgtccctctgtccctgctccgTCCcgggtgccagccctggcctgggaCACGCAGCAGCCACACGCTGGGTCCTGTGCAGggatggcactgccaccctcgAGGCCAGCATGAGGCACTCGGGTGTCCCCACGGGCTCTGTCACACTCTGCCCTGTGTCTGCCAACCCCTCCGGCTCCATCAGAGCCTGAGCAGGGGtccggggctggcacagggtgcagcccagccctccaccctgtgtcccctcagcaaGCAGCAATATCTACGAAAATACTTTATTGTGGAGGGGCAGTGCAGGGGCTCCGTACAGcgcagacagcagcagcactgtcaccagcaaacacacacacacacacacacacgatGGTGGCCATCAccagcaaacacacacacacacacacacacacacacacacacacacacaccacgGTGGCCCCAGAGCCAGGGGGCAGCAGGACCCACGGCTGCAGCCCCTACGTGGCCTTGGGCCGGCCCTTGAGGCGGATGATGGCTCGGTAGTCCCGCACCAGGTCCCGCAGCTGGTCCAGGTAGGGGTTGACGTTCTCCTCCAGCCACTCCTCCACCGTGTCAGGGAAGTAGATCCTGTCCAGCTGGGCACGCAGGTCACGGACAAAGCTCTCCCAGTCCTCATGGAGcctgaggggcagagcaggggtgcagctccctcctgctagggagccccccagccccgtgCCGACCCCTCCCAGCCCCGGCAGCACCTACTTCAGCACCTTGCTGCCAAAGCTCTCCATGTTGCGGGGGTTCCCAAACTGCCGCTTCCTGTGGTAGGGGCTGAACCAGCCCTTGATGGCActgcagaggcacaggggacttggggcacagggcactggGGACGGGGAGCTGCGCATCAGGCAGGTCCCCTCCCATGGAGATACATGGCCAGAGGCACCGATGCCTGTTacctctcctcctccagcacctTGAGGATGCTCTCCTTCAGGTGGCCATTGACCTGCTCCACCATGTGGTAGATCTCCACACCAGGGAACGCTCCCCTGCCCTcgctggggaagggaggggaaggtgaAGGCTCAGGATGtggggtgccctgggctgggtgaACCCCAGCACTCTGGCAGGTCTGGGACCATTTGGGTGACCAAGCCCTGCCTCCCTCCAGTGCATCCCTTGTGATGCAGCTGCCCGCACCACGCGCACGCACCAggtgctctgctccagctgcacgCTGTCCaagcccagcacatccagcaccTTCCTCTTTGCCTCTTCTGTGAAGCCCCCTGGGAGGGCGAGGAAAGGGACAGAAGAGGCAGGGACACCATCAGGCTCACCCTGGCTTCACCACACCCCAAAACTGAGTGAGCCGaagctcttcctcctcttcctcccacctCCCCAGCGCCCTGCCCAGCAGGACGGGCTCTggcaggcagtgggagctgggggggAGCCCGGCcatgctgccagggctggggctcacCGTTCACCAGGGTCTGCAGGCAGATGGCCAGCGAGGGGATGCTGACGGGCAGCAGCTCACAGAGCACCGAGTAGTGATCGtacctgtgggacagggacagggacagccagcaccGTGCCAGCACGGCTCTGTGGGCACCGGGAGGGCACAGCGGGTCCCAGCTCCCCTCACCTCTGCCAGCCGGTGAGCACAACGCCCTGCAAGCGCAGCGGGGCCAGCCGTGGCACGGCCTGCATCACCTTCAGCCAGCTCAGGTGGTTTTTCAGGTGGTAGCTCAGCGGGGTCCAGGCCTGCGCCGGCCCCGTGGTGCCCTTGAAGGCGCTGGCGAACCACACGGCCTCGAAGCCGCTCTCCACGTACTTGGTGAGGAACTGCACTGCAGCGGGACAgcaccaccagtgccaccatcgccaggggctgcaggggctcaggGGGGTTCCCCCCATCGCCCCCAGGGCCCTGGCACGTCACCTTACCGATCTGCTCAGCCTCAAAGTCGGGTGCGTAGAACCACAGCACGGGTGAGACGTGCTTGGCTATCCCGGactctgcagggagaggggacgttggtgctggcagcaggagggagcctGGGGCTCCTTGTGCTTCCCCGAGGGCCACATTccctcagggcagggcagaggctcctgctggcacagggcacgATGCCTGCCGGGGTGGGCACGCAGCGGGCGCGGCTGGggagcctggcacaggtgccagcactgccatccCCGTGCCCTCACCCCGCAGGGCTCCCACGCTGATCTTCCTCAGCATGTCGTCCCACATGAGCACGCGCAGCCCCCAGTACTGCGCCGTCAGGAAGCCCAGAACCTCCTTGATGTGCCTCAGGTACATGGTGCCCACGTCGCCCTTGTGCTGGCTCATCCAGTTCTTGGAGTCCATCCCCTCCCCGAGGTGGAAAACCTGGATTTGGGGGCAGGGAGAtgctcagcagccctgggggcaccCCCAGTGCCTGGGGAGAGGGCCGgggtccctgcagagcccctgcccaccTCGTCTGCCCCGATGTGGATCCAGGAGGAGCGGCGGTGCTTCTCGATCACCTGGGACAGGACGCTCTTGAGCAGGGCCAGCGTGTCGGGCACGTGGGGGTTGAAGCTGTTGGGGAAGCGCTCGACCTCCCGCAGGTGCTGGTACTTCTCGTGCTTGAGGATGAACTGCGGGAGGAGCCATcagggggtgcccaggggaACCCCTCCGAGCTGGCAtggggagcggggctggcagccTCTACCTCCACGTGGCCAAAGGTCTGCACCAGGGGAACCACCTCCAGCTTGTGCTGCTCCGCCAGCTGCTGGATCCGCTCGATGTCCTCCTcgctgggagggcagggacaggctcagtgccagggcagggcatgggggcacttccccctcctcccctcctctgGCACCCTGCCCACATGGCCCTGGTTACCCCACAAATGTGTGCGCTTTACTGAGGGGCGCAAACATTGCCtgtcagggcaggaggagctgctggtctgcccagcagcacagcctggcactctGAGCGTGGTTATCGTGGGCACGGTGCCAGGTGGGTCACACCCACCTGGACCTGCAGgggccacagccccacagccagctgGGCACACTGCCCTGCTCACCTGTAAGCGTACGGGGACCTGAGGATTTCCAGCTCCCCCTTGAAGGGGAACATGTCCTCGTACTCGATGAGGACGCCGTTGgctcccagctgggacaggagggggaacacctgcagggagggcagggtggGCTCAGCAGCGGgcatggcacagcccaggaTGGCACACGCCCATCAGCGCAtcctctcctccctgtccctgggcaccctcacctgctccaggtAGGAGACTCTGGGCGCAGCTCCCTTGAGGTCCAGGTGGACCAGCCTCATCTGGGTGGCACTGACATCCCTGGGGACCTGCTGCTTTTGCTTCAGGGTCATTATCTTTGCTGCAGGGGCCTCCagaacctgctggctctgggggaTGACGTCCTGGACGACGTCACCCGTGTCCCCCCAGAACCCGCTGTCCTTGCTGACGTGCTTGTGCAGCTCCAgggtgaggctgcagggagtggggcagggatgggggtgtCCGTGGGGTTGTGGGGGCACCAGCACCACgcaagcccagcccagggggtGCCACAGACCCCCCTGGGCCCCTGCTGCCACCTCACCTGTCACGGAAGAGGAACTTGATGCCAGCCAAGGCCACGAGGAGCAGCACGACGAGGCGCAGCAGGTTCAGCCGGTGGCTCCTCTGGAAGGCCAtctctggggtctctggggacacacagggggtCTGGTCTGTGCCCAGAGGGACCCCAAGCACAGGGGAGCCCACCCAGCCCCACGTAccgtgccctgctgccctgcccggggcagcACGAGGCCCAGAGAAAGGCGGCATGGGGGCAGCCCCTCTGGCCAGCCCGGTGCCCATCGGGGGCGCGCTGGGCAGTGCCCCGTGTTCCTCCTACCTGGCGCGCCCCAGCGTGGGGCCAGCGGCGGCTCCGCCTCCCTCTGCCCGCAGGGTGAGGCCGGTGCCCGAGCAAACAGGGCGGGGGCTGCGGAGCAGGGCCCCGCCGGGGATCCCGACCGGTGCTGGGTCACCCTGCCCAGGGCCGGGTCACAGCGcggctggatggggctgcatCCCGGGGCGGGCACGGGGCATCCCTGCGGGAAGGGAGGGAGTGATTGCGAGCCCCCCGGGCACATGCCAGCAccgggctgtgccagggatggcaccgggaagggaaggggtggTTGGGAGCCGCCCGGGCACATGCCAGCACTGGGGATGGCACCAAGGATGGCACCGGGTAGGGGGGAGGTGATTGGAGCCACCCGGGCATTcccggcagctgcagcagggccgtgccaggctggggatggctgccagcacagggggcacCGCTGGGCACAcgggagggcacagggggcacgCAGGAGGGGGGTCGGTGCCCCCTGGGCACGCAGCGTGGGGAGCCCAGCACCCAGGAAGGCCATAAATATGCCAAGCGCTAATGGCGCTGTCATGGGAACACAGCGCCTGATCGGAGCGGGGATAAATATTTAGACAGACGCTGTCAGCCCGCCAGGATTCGGTGTTTTTAATGCACGTTATCTTATTTAAATAGGGCAGgttcccagggctggcactgccagggcgAGGGGCGGGCGCTGGATGGAGGGGGAGTCCTGAGGagtgtggggacagccagggctgtgtccctgtgccatggggacagccagggccgtgtccctgtgccacggggacagccagggccgtgtccctgtgccatggggacagccagggccgtgtccctgtgccacgGGGACAGCCAGGCGCCGTGCCCCGGCAgtgcagccctgggggtgccgtgctgctccctgcacacctCGAGGGCACGCTCACACACACGTGTGCACGCTCACGTGCTTCCAGAGCATTCCACGGCCTGCCTGGCCCTCACCAGCCCGTGCTGCCAGCCCGTGCCCCCCCCCCGGACCAGCAGAggggtccctgtcccttcccattCCCTCCCGTGGTGCTGGAGcacacctggagcagcccctgggcacaAGGGACCCTTTCCATAGCCCACCCACACCCCCAAACCCGGCACACCCCACAACGCCCTGCACCAAGGACATCCCCAGGGCACTCCTGCACCCCACGGCaccctctgggctctgctgggcatcCCTGCGGCCCCGGGCACACGTGCATCATCCAAGGGCATCCCTGCATCCTCCCGAGCATCTCTGCATCCTTCCAAgcatccctgcagcaccaggtcCCTGCATTCCCCCgagcatccctgcatcctcccgagcatccctccatccccccgagcatccctgcatccccccgagcatccctccatccccccaagcatccctgcatcctccCAGGCATCCTCCCCgagcatccctgcatcctccTGAACATCCCTGCGGCACCGGGGCCCTGCATTCCCCGAACATCCCCGCATCCTCCCGGTACCGGTGCCCACCGCGTTGCGGGCATCCCCCGGCCCGAGCACCCCCGCTCCCCCGGCCCTTACCGGCAggcgcggggcggccgcgggcacgggcacgggcgcgggcacgggcacggccgccgccgcctctcTTAAAGGGCCCGGTGCCCGCCGGTGCGGCAGGCGAGCAGGGATGCAccgggcgccgccgccgccgcgcacAGCGGGCACCGTGCCCAGCGCCCTTGGCACACGCGCACGGCGGGGAGCCCCGGCACGAGGGGCGGTTCCACCGTGCCCGGCGCGTGCCCGGTGTCGGTTCCCAGCGCCCGTTCGGGCTCGGTGTGTGCCCAGTGCCCGCCCCCGCCCAGCGATGCCCggtgtgtgctctgtgcctggAGCCCGGTGCGTGTCCCGTGCCCCGGGTCCTGTGTGTGCCCGGTGTGTGTCCCATGTACTGTGTCCCGTGTGCCGTGCCTGGTGTGTGCCCGGTGTCCCGTGCCCCAGGTCCTGTGCCCAGTGTGTGCCCGGTGTGTGTCCCATGTACTGTGTCCCGTGTGCCGTGCCTGGTGTGTGCCTTCGTGTGTCCCATGTACTGTGTCCCATACTTGGCGCccagtgtgtgccctgtgcccagcgTGTGTCCCACGTCCCATGTCCTGCATCCCATGCCCCATACCCTATATGCCATATCCTATATCCCATACCCCATACCCCGTATCCGATATCCCATATCCCAATCCCATATCCCATACCCCATATCAcaatcccatatcccatatcccataccCCATATCAcaatcccatatcccatatcccatatcccatatcccataccCCATATTCCATATCCCATGTCCCATACCCCATaccccatatcccatatcccatatccgATATCCCATATCCCAATCCCATATCCCATACCCCATATTCCATATCCCATGTCCCATaccccatatcccatatcccatatccgatatcccatatcccatatcccatatcccatatccgATATCCCATATCCCAATCCCATATCCCAATCCCATATCCCATGTCCCATACCCCATATCCCAATCCCATATCCCAATCCCATATCCCATGTATGTCCCAACCCCATATCCCGATCCCTGTCCCGTTTCCAGCCCTGCGCCCCCTGGCGGCACGCTGAGCACGCGCCTTCCCCCCGCCGCGCTCCGTGGTCTCGCCCATTGCTTCCCCCACGTCCGGGATATGGTCCGTTCCCGCCGTTCCCGCGCATGCGCGCTCCCGCCGGacgcggccgggccggccgggcGCACGCGCAGAGCCGGGAAccgggagcggagcgggagcgggagcggggccggggggacacggggtgaGGGAgagcggcgggccgggccgggcccacACCCCGCGGGGTGACACAGACCCCGCAGGCTTTAGGGAGTGCCCCGGGCGCGGCGGCTCCGGGAGCGGCGGCACCATGAACGCGACGCAGGGCACGGTGGGCAGCGACCCGGTCATCCTGGCCACGGCCGGCTACGACCACACGGTGCGGTTCTGGCAGGCGCACAGCGGCATCTGCACCCGCACGGTGCAGCACCAGGACTCCgtatccttccttccttgccgCCCCCCGCCACCGCCGCCGGGCCCCGCTCGGGCCCGCCGATGCTGCGTACCGACCTTAACGGCGCCCGCAGCAGGTGAACGCCCTGGAGATCACACCGGACCGGAGCATGATCGCAGCCGCAGGTGAGCCTGAGGTGCTGAGCCTCTGCCCGCTGCTCGGCCGCTGTCGGTGCTGAGCCGGTGCCCGGCGCCCGCAGGGTACCAGCACATCCGCATGTACGACCTGAACTCCAACAACCCCAACCCCGTGATCAACTACGACGGCGTGAGCAAGAACATCACCTCGGTGGGGTTCCACGAGGACGGGCGCTGGATGTACACGGGCGGGGAGGACTGCATGGCCCGCATCTGGGACCTCAGGTGGGCaccggggctgccccgggctGCAGGGCCGAGGTCACAGCCCTGAGCATCCCTCAGTCACTGTCACGGGTGCCACAAGCCCTGACCCCCTCACTGTCACAAATCCCGTaccccctgagcatccctcaGTCACTGTCACGGGTGCCACAAGCCCTGACCCCCCTCACTGTCACAAATCCCGTACCCCCTGAGCACCCCTCCCTCACCGTCCCGGGTGCCACAAGCCCTGAGCACCCCTCATTAACTGTCACAGGTGtcaccagccctgagctcctctccctctctgtcACGGGTGCCGTAACTCCTCCCTCTCTGTCACAGGTCCCGGAACCTGCAGTGCCAGCGCATTTTCCAGGTGAACGCTCCCATCAACTGTGTCTGCCTGCACCCCAACCAGGTGAGGAAGCTGCCTCCTTTGGGGTTCCCAGCTCA from Ammospiza caudacuta isolate bAmmCau1 chromosome 17, bAmmCau1.pri, whole genome shotgun sequence encodes the following:
- the LOC131565347 gene encoding hexosaminidase D-like, which translates into the protein MAFQRSHRLNLLRLVVLLLVALAGIKFLFRDSLTLELHKHVSKDSGFWGDTGDVVQDVIPQSQQVLEAPAAKIMTLKQKQQVPRDVSATQMRLVHLDLKGAAPRVSYLEQVFPLLSQLGANGVLIEYEDMFPFKGELEILRSPYAYSEEDIERIQQLAEQHKLEVVPLVQTFGHVEFILKHEKYQHLREVERFPNSFNPHVPDTLALLKSVLSQVIEKHRRSSWIHIGADEVFHLGEGMDSKNWMSQHKGDVGTMYLRHIKEVLGFLTAQYWGLRVLMWDDMLRKISVGALRESGIAKHVSPVLWFYAPDFEAEQIVQFLTKYVESGFEAVWFASAFKGTTGPAQAWTPLSYHLKNHLSWLKVMQAVPRLAPLRLQGVVLTGWQRYDHYSVLCELLPVSIPSLAICLQTLVNGGFTEEAKRKVLDVLGLDSVQLEQSTCEGRGAFPGVEIYHMVEQVNGHLKESILKVLEEESAIKGWFSPYHRKRQFGNPRNMESFGSKVLKLHEDWESFVRDLRAQLDRIYFPDTVEEWLEENVNPYLDQLRDLVRDYRAIIRLKGRPKAT